In Helianthus annuus cultivar XRQ/B chromosome 9, HanXRQr2.0-SUNRISE, whole genome shotgun sequence, the following are encoded in one genomic region:
- the LOC110880078 gene encoding F-box/kelch-repeat protein At5g15710, whose protein sequence is MWNNLPSDLLSNVFSYLPPHSLARAMVTCRHWHDCGRSTTSRHQHPPWFVALPTRTRNLCFVHNPIESTWHLLGLKHVPSLTRPVSTIPGHGLILFKSTGSVPVQLSVCDPFTGRFRHLPQLQKPRTNPAVGVIEVCPSRCKIYVAGGMSEAESGGAASYEPTLEMFDSRSDNWTIIGSMPVEFAVRLTVWTPNESVYSRGVLYWMTSARAYSIMGFDMSSNKWKELNVPMGDTLEFAAMVPRDGKLAVIGGTHDGNVLVWELGEDDKWNVIERMPAELGKRFVGGSTKCVGIEGGVCLYKEIAKEMVMWRRDGNHKNKWEWYSIEGCNQISGKRLENYPIKGLFLHPNLACSSSFF, encoded by the coding sequence ATGTGGAACAATCTTCCTTCTGATTTGCTATCCAACGTGTTCTCCTACCTCCCTCCACACTCCTTGGCACGTGCCATGGTCACATGCCGCCACTGGCACGACTGTGGCCGGTCCACCACCAGCCGCCACCAACACCCGCCATGGTTTGTTGCCTTACCCACCCGCACCCGCAACTTGTGTTTTGTTCATAACCCAATTGAGAGCACTTGGCACCTGCTCGGTTTGAAACATGTTCCTAGCCTCACCCGGCCCGTGTCCACTATACCAGGACACGGGTTAATTCTGTTTAAATCGACTGGCAGCGTACCCGTACAGCTGTCGGTGTGTGACCCGTTCACTGGTCGATTCCGCCACCTTCCCCAGCTGCAGAAACCAAGGACTAATCCGGCAGTGGGAGTCATAGAGGTTTGTCCCAGCAGGTGTAAAATCTACGTGGCGGGTGGGATGTCCGAGGCGGAAAGTGGTGGTGCCGCCTCATATGAACCAACGTTAGAAATGTTCGATTCCAGAAGTGATAACTGGACGATTATAGGTTCCATGCCGGTAGAATTTGCTGTGAGGCTTACTGTATGGACCCCAAACGAGAGTGTCTACTCACGTGGGGTCCTCTACTGGATGACCTCAGCCCGCGCATATAGTATAATGGGCTTTGATATGAGTTCCAACAAATGGAAAGAGCTCAATGTGCCAATGGGTGACACACTCGAATTCGCAGCCATGGTCCCACGAGACGGCAAGTTGGCGGTTATCGGCGGGACCCATGACGGAAATGTCTTAGTTTGGGAGCTAGGAGAGGATGATAAATGGAATGTTATTGAAAGAATGCCAGCCGAATTAGGGAAAAGATTTGTTGGTGGCAGTACAAAGTGTGTGGGAATTGAAGGAGGTGTGTGTTTATACAAGGAAATTGCTAAAGAAATGGTCATGTGGAGAAGAGATGGAAATCACAAGAATAAATGGGAATGGTATTCGATTGAAGGTTGTAATCAGATAAGCGGAAAACGATTAGAAAATTACCCGATTAAAGGACTATTTCTTCATCCAAATCTTGCTTGTTCTTCTTCATTCTTTTAG